One Sulfurimonas sp. C5 genomic region harbors:
- the nuoL gene encoding NADH-quinone oxidoreductase subunit L, with protein sequence MEKYLYIALFAPLVSSLFSALFTATPKKTFTGIVGSLLIFTSFVSSSILLAHILGGGEAVHVEMMTWMATGDLYIPFGFIVDEVSVTMMMVVTLVSTIVHIYSIGYMDHDAGFNRFFAWLSAFVFSMMVLVMSDNFAGLFIGWEGVGLCSWGLIGFWYHKEIATWAANEAFIMNRIADLGMLIGIFLIYWNTGTLQYHEAFSAMANLDTATLVWIGIFLFVGAMGKSAQFPLHTWLADAMEGPTPVSALIHAATMVTAGVYLVIRSNELYDMIPNVGLFIASLGAFVAIFAASMALVNRDMKRIIAYSTLSQLGYMFAAAGLGAYWVALFHLMAHAFFKALLFLGAGNVMHAMHDELDPFKMGGLKKVMKWTFIMMTLASVALAGIFPLAGFFSKDLILEAAFVEHHYIIYSVLLITAGLTAFYSFRLVALIFHGEERYKLFGIHPHEAYKFMLVAMSPLLILAIIAGSLKLSYFEMITGLLPAIEYHIHHPAVYWGMTIGTQLFVIAAVLFAYKKYSSWSTVPDGTSKMENRLCYKVLFNQYYIPYAYEKYLVQPYREISEMFWKKIDLKIVDATVDGIANVLYGTGEQTRGMQSGNLSTMLKWMVAGTLVLLSLAVVFGLAVRYSDEIKVFLSGLGVM encoded by the coding sequence ATGGAAAAATATTTATATATTGCGCTTTTTGCACCGCTAGTAAGTTCTTTGTTTTCGGCACTTTTTACTGCTACTCCAAAGAAAACTTTTACTGGTATTGTAGGAAGTTTACTAATATTTACATCATTTGTAAGTAGTTCTATTCTTTTAGCACACATACTTGGTGGTGGTGAAGCGGTTCATGTTGAAATGATGACTTGGATGGCTACGGGTGATCTTTATATTCCGTTTGGTTTTATTGTAGATGAAGTGTCTGTAACAATGATGATGGTTGTAACTCTTGTTTCAACAATCGTTCATATCTATTCAATCGGATATATGGATCATGATGCTGGATTTAACAGATTCTTTGCTTGGTTATCGGCTTTCGTTTTCTCAATGATGGTTCTTGTAATGAGTGACAACTTCGCTGGTCTTTTCATCGGTTGGGAAGGTGTTGGTCTTTGTTCTTGGGGTCTTATCGGATTCTGGTACCACAAAGAGATCGCAACTTGGGCAGCTAATGAAGCGTTCATTATGAACCGTATCGCTGACCTTGGTATGTTAATCGGTATCTTCCTAATTTACTGGAATACTGGTACTTTACAATATCACGAAGCATTCTCTGCAATGGCTAACTTAGACACTGCAACGCTAGTGTGGATCGGTATCTTCTTATTTGTTGGTGCTATGGGTAAATCGGCTCAGTTCCCATTACATACATGGCTTGCAGACGCGATGGAAGGTCCAACTCCTGTTTCGGCTCTTATCCACGCGGCAACAATGGTTACAGCAGGTGTTTACTTAGTTATCCGTTCAAACGAACTATATGACATGATTCCAAATGTTGGATTATTCATTGCATCTCTTGGTGCTTTTGTTGCAATCTTTGCAGCTTCAATGGCACTTGTTAACCGTGATATGAAAAGAATCATCGCTTACTCTACACTTTCACAGTTAGGGTATATGTTTGCTGCAGCTGGACTTGGTGCATACTGGGTAGCACTTTTCCACCTTATGGCTCACGCATTCTTTAAAGCGTTATTATTCCTTGGTGCTGGTAACGTAATGCATGCTATGCATGATGAACTTGATCCGTTTAAAATGGGTGGACTGAAAAAGGTAATGAAGTGGACATTTATTATGATGACTCTTGCTTCAGTTGCTCTTGCTGGTATCTTCCCTCTTGCTGGATTCTTCTCAAAAGATCTAATCCTAGAAGCGGCATTTGTTGAGCATCACTACATTATCTATTCAGTGTTATTAATCACTGCAGGTTTAACGGCATTCTATTCATTCAGACTAGTTGCTCTTATCTTCCATGGTGAAGAGAGATACAAACTTTTCGGTATCCATCCGCATGAAGCATACAAATTTATGCTTGTAGCGATGAGCCCATTATTAATTCTTGCAATTATTGCAGGTTCACTAAAACTTTCATACTTCGAGATGATTACAGGTTTACTTCCTGCTATTGAGTATCATATCCATCACCCTGCAGTATACTGGGGTATGACAATCGGTACACAACTGTTTGTTATCGCAGCAGTACTTTTTGCTTATAAAAAATACTCAAGCTGGTCAACAGTTCCAGATGGAACAAGTAAAATGGAAAACAGACTTTGTTATAAAGTTCTTTTTAACCAATATTACATCCCATATGCGTATGAGAAATATTTAGTACAGCCGTATAGAGAGATTTCAGAAATGTTCTGGAAAAAAATTGATCTTAAAATTGTTGATGCAACAGTTGACGGTATTGCAAACGTTCTTTACGGAACAGGTGAGCAAACAAGAGGTATGCAAAGTGGAAATCTTTCTACGATGTTAAAATGGATGGTAGCTGGTACGTTAGTACTACTGTCTTTAGCTGTAGTTTTTGGATTAGCAGTTAGATATTCTGATGAGATCAAAGTGTTCTTATCAGGTTTAGGAGTAATGTAA
- the nuoN gene encoding NADH-quinone oxidoreductase subunit NuoN, with protein sequence MLSPINIPVESLNLITLAPMLIPIIGALLILVIDLFKGGLHKTLYVVLSLLFLGMDFIALVDSSEIFTQSGITLGVFDLMLIDGLAILAQFIIVIASMLFIPLALTSKRFHEFSYPEFFALFLFMIGGFQFMVSSDNLILIFVGLETSSLALYTMIAMHNRDKSFEAAVKYFTMGALAAGFYSFGAMVFYALTGSVEINKIALVLANNGYADIGYVLVAVVFMLASFGFKLSLVPFHTWAPDVYEGSSAALAGYMSIVPKIAAFVVTMRLFEFLVHSNITWLEVILYIFVVVTMTISNLWALVQTDVKRMLAYSSISHAGFVMAAILIGTTQANSALFLYWVLFSFTNLGSFSMLWISRQKKLPEHQTSDHSYDKFAGMIKTAPISALIMALFMLSLAGIPPFALFWGKLYMISSAVTSGYTILALIMALNSAIAGYYYLKLIVYMFMKEPVLENGACVYVANATKPLNTIIGIAIMGTIFAFIAVNPLLEFITAFVYNSGY encoded by the coding sequence ATGTTATCACCAATTAATATCCCTGTAGAGTCATTAAACTTAATAACTCTAGCACCTATGCTGATTCCAATCATTGGTGCACTACTTATTTTAGTTATTGACTTATTTAAAGGTGGTCTGCATAAAACTTTATATGTTGTACTTTCTTTATTATTCCTAGGTATGGATTTTATCGCACTAGTAGATTCTAGTGAGATCTTTACGCAAAGTGGTATCACTTTAGGTGTGTTTGACTTAATGTTAATTGACGGTCTGGCAATTCTTGCACAATTCATTATTGTAATTGCATCTATGCTGTTTATTCCGTTAGCGTTGACATCTAAACGTTTCCACGAGTTCTCATATCCTGAGTTCTTCGCATTGTTCCTGTTTATGATTGGTGGATTCCAATTCATGGTTTCTTCAGACAACTTAATTCTGATCTTCGTAGGTTTAGAGACTTCGTCTTTAGCTCTATATACAATGATTGCAATGCACAACCGTGACAAATCTTTTGAAGCGGCAGTGAAGTACTTTACAATGGGTGCTTTAGCAGCTGGTTTTTACAGTTTTGGTGCAATGGTGTTTTACGCACTTACAGGTTCGGTTGAAATTAACAAAATTGCCTTAGTATTAGCAAACAACGGATATGCAGATATCGGTTATGTACTTGTTGCAGTAGTATTTATGTTAGCATCTTTCGGTTTCAAACTATCTCTTGTTCCGTTTCATACATGGGCACCGGATGTTTATGAAGGTTCTTCGGCAGCTCTTGCAGGATATATGTCAATCGTTCCAAAGATCGCAGCATTCGTTGTTACAATGAGACTTTTTGAATTCCTGGTACACAGCAACATCACTTGGTTAGAAGTAATTCTTTATATCTTTGTTGTAGTAACTATGACTATCTCAAACCTTTGGGCACTTGTGCAAACTGATGTAAAACGTATGCTTGCGTATTCTTCAATTTCACACGCTGGTTTTGTAATGGCAGCTATCTTAATTGGTACTACACAAGCAAACTCTGCACTATTCTTATACTGGGTACTGTTTAGTTTTACTAACCTTGGATCATTCTCAATGTTATGGATCTCAAGACAGAAAAAACTACCTGAACACCAAACGTCTGATCATTCATATGACAAGTTTGCAGGTATGATTAAAACTGCACCTATCAGTGCTCTTATTATGGCATTGTTTATGTTAAGTTTAGCAGGTATTCCACCGTTTGCACTTTTCTGGGGTAAACTATATATGATCTCTTCTGCAGTAACTAGTGGTTACACTATTCTTGCATTAATTATGGCATTAAACTCTGCTATTGCAGGTTACTATTACTTAAAACTGATTGTTTATATGTTCATGAAAGAACCAGTACTTGAAAACGGTGCATGTGTATATGTTGCAAATGCTACAAAACCGTTAAATACAATCATCGGTATAGCAATTATGGGAACAATCTTTGCTTTTA
- a CDS encoding NADH-quinone oxidoreductase subunit M → MIDHILSILIFFPAIAGILGFMIQKESIRAFGVSVAFVEFILSLWLWFAFDNSVSGMQFMEHLPLVPAFGINYVLGVDGISLFIIILASFFTMIGIASLTETPNVKNMIITLLFLQMTMIGVFAALDAIVFYVFWELSLVPMVYIIGAWGGPLRIYASIKFFLYTFAGSLVMLVGMLFMAFFYYQATGVWSFAFLDWYRLILPETFQLWLFAAFFIGFAIKVPMFPFHTWLPYAHGQAPTIGSVILAAILLKMGTYAFVRISLPLFPDASAFFMVPIAIIAIIMIIYTAMVAYAQEDVKQVVAYSSISHMGVIILGTFALNVEGISGSIFLMIGHGVVSGALFLLVGVIYDRRHTKLMSEFGGLGNVMPRYATIFGIMLMASVGMPLTINFVGEFLSLLGFYQQSHMLTLLAGTAIIVGAIYMLSAYKKMFFGDVTKEENKNLPDVNKRELIALIPLSIITIWLGVYPKPVLEPIDNSVKAIVQLMHNKSQTDLAKERIPNLVKSKEIVIASKSSVKEVH, encoded by the coding sequence ATGATAGATCATATTTTATCGATTTTAATTTTCTTTCCGGCCATAGCAGGTATTCTTGGATTTATGATCCAAAAAGAGAGTATCCGTGCATTTGGTGTCAGTGTGGCTTTTGTTGAGTTCATACTTTCACTATGGTTATGGTTCGCTTTTGATAATAGTGTTTCTGGTATGCAATTTATGGAGCATTTACCATTAGTACCTGCATTTGGTATTAACTATGTGTTAGGTGTTGACGGTATCTCTTTATTTATTATCATTTTAGCTTCATTTTTTACAATGATTGGTATTGCGTCACTTACAGAGACTCCTAATGTTAAGAATATGATTATTACGCTTCTATTCTTACAAATGACAATGATCGGTGTTTTCGCAGCTCTTGATGCTATCGTATTCTACGTGTTCTGGGAACTTTCTTTAGTACCAATGGTATACATCATCGGTGCATGGGGTGGTCCTTTACGTATCTATGCATCTATTAAGTTCTTCCTGTATACATTTGCAGGTTCACTTGTAATGTTAGTTGGTATGCTTTTCATGGCATTTTTCTATTACCAAGCTACAGGCGTATGGAGTTTTGCATTCCTAGACTGGTACAGATTGATCTTACCTGAGACATTCCAATTATGGTTATTTGCGGCATTCTTTATCGGTTTTGCGATCAAGGTTCCAATGTTCCCATTTCATACTTGGTTACCATATGCGCACGGTCAAGCTCCGACTATCGGTTCTGTAATCCTTGCTGCTATCTTACTTAAGATGGGTACATACGCATTCGTTCGTATCTCATTACCACTGTTCCCTGATGCATCTGCATTCTTCATGGTTCCAATTGCAATCATTGCAATTATCATGATTATCTATACAGCTATGGTTGCATATGCTCAAGAAGATGTGAAACAAGTTGTTGCTTACTCTTCAATTTCACACATGGGTGTTATCATCCTTGGTACATTTGCATTAAATGTTGAAGGTATTTCTGGTTCAATCTTCTTAATGATCGGTCACGGTGTTGTTTCTGGTGCACTGTTCTTACTTGTTGGTGTAATTTATGACAGACGTCATACGAAGTTAATGAGTGAATTCGGTGGACTTGGAAACGTAATGCCTAGATACGCAACTATCTTTGGAATTATGTTAATGGCTTCTGTTGGTATGCCACTTACTATTAACTTTGTTGGTGAGTTCTTAAGTTTACTAGGTTTTTATCAACAATCTCATATGTTAACACTTCTTGCTGGAACAGCAATTATCGTTGGTGCGATTTATATGCTTTCAGCGTACAAAAAAATGTTCTTCGGAGATGTTACTAAAGAAGAAAATAAAAATCTACCAGATGTAAATAAACGTGAACTTATCGCGCTTATTCCATTATCAATCATTACAATTTGGTTAGGTGTTTATCCAAAACCTGTTTTAGAGCCGATTGATAACTCTGTAAAAGCGATTGTTCAATTAATGCATAACAAATCACAAACTGATTTAGCTAAAGAGAGAATTCCTAATCTAGTAAAATCAAAAGAGATTGTTATTGCTTCAAAATCTTCTGTTAAGGAGGTACATTAA